Within Seriola aureovittata isolate HTS-2021-v1 ecotype China chromosome 12, ASM2101889v1, whole genome shotgun sequence, the genomic segment TTAAAGGACCTCTATAAACAATTAAAGGTTACCTAACATCAGTTTACACATTTCTAATTTATGTGGTAAAGCTGTAATCACTGACCTCAGTGTTTCAGCTTGAATCATCACAGAGACATTATCATGGCTGACATGTGATCCTGGTGTCACAGCTGACAGTGTCACTCTCTATCAGCAGGCACCACAGCACAAAGTACAAACTCAATACAAGTGAAAATGGAGAAGCAACACCGCAAGACCCATACAGAGTGTTTCTGCACAGCATGCTCATGCAGTCATGTAGAGTAGAGTCTTCTAGAGGAGCTACAGCACATgatgacacacaacacacacaccaaaacacacagcctCAGCGATGCCCAAGGGACCTTATCACTGACCTGAGAGTGATAGATGTAGGAGGAACGTGGGCTACGtataaaatccaaaataaagGCAGCGTCCTGTCAGCGTACACGAAGAGCAAAACCCAGGATCAAACACCCAAAGCccagcagcaggaacagaaaCCAGAACAGAGgcatggagagagaggcagatgacaggagaaaaacaacagcaaaggcCCCAGACTGAAGCACCAGCAGGGAACAATCATTTCATCAAAGTATCTGTTGCTGATGAATAAATTCACATGTGGTTGCAAAAGTTAACGCCTGAAGCAGAGCCACTTATtctgatccacacacacagataagacTCTCACCTTGCGGGGGCTGTCCACATATGTGGGAGCTGTGGCAACATTAGAGGGGTCACTGACGGCAGCTGAGGGCttcgtctgctgctgctgctcctccagtGTCCTGACAGGATGCAGAAAGAACGCAGTGAAGACGGATTCACGGCTCAGATGTAAACACGTCGACCTGCAGCCCCAGGAGACACTCACTTCTGATTCTGCTCCATCTCCAGCAGAGCTGATAACGCAGATGTGCCTTTCTTGCCTTGTGGGGGCGGCACAGGCTCGGAGGGATACGCTGGGAGGGGACTGGTGACCTGCAGTCCCTTCATCGGCGTGCCCTTCTGCTGTGTgaggaagtgagaaaaatatttcagcatcTAAACATTCAGTGaatataaaagttaaaaaaacaaatgtaaagacATGTCTCTCTCATTTACAGCAGCTAGAGAGCAACTTCACTTCTACACCACTTCATGACTGTGTCCTCATAGTTCTCCACACTGACAGCAAGAAGATCAATTTTCATTTGTATAGATTATCTATGATTGGATTGTTTTCAGGGTGCAGGAGTGACAGTTTATTAAATGCCCCACTAAGTCTacaagttgattttcataccagagtttagttttcatttactattcatatttttattttaaaaaaaaaagaaataaaattcaaGTTTTTCAAAAActagtaaatgtttttttaacatgaaaaattaCACAATCGAGTATTTAGTTAAGCAAGTGTTAATGATATTGTTTCATAAAgaatttttataaaacaatatcAGTAAATATCAGagaacagtggtggaagaagtactgaGTTCCTTCAGTTAGTAAAAGTATTAATGCTCTGATATAAGAatacaagtaaaagtattaTCAGCATAAAGTACTTGAAGTATTGAAAAAGTGTCTAAAACTACGGATCCTGTTAGTGTTATATTACTATATATCTTGTTGTTGAATTgattactgatgtattttaatgttgaagGTGGTTAGTTTAGgttagtttagttttgttgggtagttacatttaaaaataatttaactttatCACAGTTGGTCATATAATCCTAGGTGCTCCTCATAGGTTTTTGAAATCATAATGTGTAAAGTAACGAGCAATTGTAGCTGTGACATAcatgtagtgaagtaaaaaagtacaatattcacCTCCAAGTGTTggaataaaagtacaaagtacaagtataaagtagcatttTGCTATACAAAACATTTACTTGATTTCAGTACTTTAGTGGATGGACTCAGTTACTTTTCACCTACACAGCTcaactaaaaacaacaaaattgacgatttgaaaataaaaaggtattaTATTTGAGAAATGATAAACTAACTATCATCTAATTTCTACAGAAGCCCTGAaggcaaatgaaaatgaattaattacttTTGGCCACAagacactaaaaaaaacaaacaaacaaaaataattcacCTGCAAAGCTTTTGGTTTTTTGTCAGGATGTGTACTGAGCAGGTCACAGTGGATGTATAGGTTAGACATATAACTTTCACCAAGGACTGGGATTATAAATCCTGTTATATTTATTAACTTATTGTCTCCTATTTAGACTGAGGTAGTGGTGCACTTCAGCCTATTGTGGCAGAAAAGCAATCTGCACTTCTTTTCTCTATGGAAGCCTCATGAATtatcttgagaaaaaaaattatttgaattaatGTGATATTTATCTCGTTaactcagaaaaacagacagtgaggagacaaagcctatatatatatatattaataatattttgtaaataatatataatatatgagtGTGATGTAAACTAGGAGAGCCTCACTCTGATGATCCTGTCGGAGCGGTGGCGTCGCCGGATGCGGTTGAGACCCTCCAGGAAGCGGATGAAGCCGTCCAGCAGTACCCACTCCCCGCTGCCGCCCACCCCAGCACCTGCTCCCTCCCCATAAACATCCCAGTGGCCCTCCCCATCTGCCACCCGCCGAGCCCCTCCAGCTGGCAGCAGGAGGAAGCGAGTCCTCCAGAACTTCAGAGAGTCAATCAAActgtggaggcagaggagaagaagaatgtgATGGTGGACGTAGATGCTTAATTGTATAAATTGTACAGAATACTGTTGGAGGGCTCCTGACTGAGtacatgctctgtgtgtgtgtgtgtgtgtgtgtgaacgcaCCTGAAGTCCTCAGAGCCAGCAGAACAGATGTACTGGTCCAGGTAGTTCCACTTGTACTCCTCCAGTCTCTCATGTCCAAACTCCACCCAGCAGGACACAAACTGAGCATCAGAGTGTGGAGGACACAGACTGTAACTGTACTGGATCTGAGCTGACTCGTATGGGTacctacacgcacacacagatacagacacacacacacagacacacaccttgAATATATACAGAGGCCAGTAAAAACATCCTACACTTCTACTTCTAAATACTTCCGGGAgactcgctcgctcgctcgctcgctcgctcgcacgcacgcacgcacgcacgcacgcacgcacgcacgcacgcacgcacgcacgcacacacacacaccacctgggAGGTTCAACATAGCATGAATGCAATGaatgcagatgtgtgtttgtgttggacgTTGTCAGGTGCACTCACTTTGGCAGGTAGCGAGTGACAGTGATTATTTTGTCCTTGAGACAAACTTTGTGGAAGGTCCGGCCCATACTGAGCCAGTaaacactctcctcctcctctgcccgACGCAGAGAGACcagacctgaaaacacaacaagaggacacacacagtcaccacaGGTGTGTTGATGGTTCTCTGTTTTTCAGTCATCACAAATATTCATGTTATGTGACTGGTTTAGCTGGATCATAAAGTTGGGAAAGATATTTTACAGTGAAGATCCAACACCAGGCCAACTTTACTTCAAACATGTTCAAACACTCTGACAGTGACTATATTACAACAAGACTTCGTCAAAACCTAGTACATGTCTGGACCGCCTATGGCCATATGGCTATTTCAGTATGAGGCCTTGTTTTCAGTtctttgttaataaaaaaaatactttggtGGTATTCAGACATTTTCTAACAATGGATAATCCAATAATGTATGGGatttgaaaaaacacacagttaccTCTGGAGTAAAGAGGGCTGCTGCCGAGCGGTGTGGCCACAGCAGGCTGTGGTTTCCTGTTATTTGGCTGGACGATGATCTGGTAGCCCTGCATCAACCTCTGACAGATAAACTCCTCAAAAACCTGAGACGCGCTCATCACTGGAGCTTCATCCTCTCGTCTGAGGAAGAAAACATAGATGACTAATGTTGGTCTAGAGAAGTCACATCTGCAGCAGTTGATGATATGCAGTTTTCACTGGAAGTAATTATATGTGATTCTTCTCATTGTCCTTATAGAGGAGGTacgtaaaaaaatgttttgtaatgcTTATGTTATTTTTCCTGCTTCGAgaaaatatagtataataatattGTGAAGAGCACTAATTTAACTGATGCTCAGTTCTAGTGTCGTCTTAGGAGAAtaataactgtaaaaaaaactttttattgtAACCAAAATAATGATGCCAAAATCACTCAGTTTAGTTAAATCGTACATTAGAATACTTATTTCACCCTTATCAAACTAACTCATTTTTGGCCTCACACCTGAACTGCTGAGCTGCAGTATCTGAGTGGAGActctgtgtgcagctgctgagcTAGTGTCTACTGATaacctgcatgtgaggcgtttaggggatgtctgtaaattgtagctacAGAAAATATCCTGGGTTACACTCCCATTCAAAAATGTGCATGCACATCGATCACACACTGCCACCAGCACAAGGAAATTCTCCACCTGGGGTTAAACACTGGACAGTGCTTATTTCAGCCCTGAGCAGCGTCTGGACTCTTCTCTTTAGGCTGTATGTAGCCTCCGAGGCAAAAGTCAGGGCCAAAGACAGCACTCGCTCCACCACTTGCTGCTAGTCGTTAAGCTTACTGCTGTGAGTACACAGTAATAACAAATGTGACTCAGATCATCATATTGATAATCCTTTTGGTAAGAAAATCAACCTGAATCTATAAAATCGAGGCGACAGAAACTTTGCCTTTTAAAGGTGAGCAGGGCCTTCAGTGGAATTGACTCCCTTCTGTGTGTGGATTTATAAACAGCTGAATGTTTAGCACACAGTGACTGGCTATAgacagttttattgtgaagacAGGATGTTGTCTACCTCTCCAGGTCACTGTGTGGCAGCAGGTCGTAGCAGCCTTCGGTGTAGTCGTTCTGCAGCGTCTGGCGATCGGGGAAGTAGTCGGTGGTGAGGGGCAGGCAGGCCGGTGTGGTCAGAGACTTCCAGTCCACCCCCACCGTGCAGCAGAAGCTGGGCACTGTCGGGGgtgcagacagcagcagggCTTCAGGagcacccccacacacacacatagacagacacacagacagacacacagacacacacacaaaaacacacacacacacacacacacacaaaatccccacaaaaaaagacaaatgcatGTACCCAGAGTGGAGCGGTACatgtgtgtgggggggcagCACAGAGGAGTGAAAAGAAGAGTAGAGAgaatgaagtgatgaagatgGAAAAGAGTGAAGATGAAGATACAAACAGaacataaaaaagagaaagtagaagagaggggaagaaaaaacaagtcaAGTGTTATTTTTACTGGCCTGATGATTCCTGGGGGGCTGTGGTTGTGCAGCAGTGATCAAACATGCAGATTGTGGCCCAGTCTGTGATCAGCGTCACTCAGAAGCAAGTGGAAAATGTGTCCTGAGCTCAACAGAGGTGTGAATAATGAAGTGACTGAGTGAATTTAAGATTCAAGATATTACATCATGCAAAACATTCAGATGGTGAGAAAACTCTCAGTTCAAAACActgtgtggaagagagagagccgTTTGACAGAAGCACCTTTAACAGTCAAATCAAGAGAAATACACTACACACACCGCCATGCAGGGATGAGGCTGGTTGAAGGCAAACAGGTCATGTTGTAGGAAAATTATGGGAGGCCTAATTAATCAGAGGATTTAACCTGGtgacatttaatcaaattaattaagTTACAGATCAAAAGGAAGAAGcccagaggaagagacagataagaaacagagaaagagagatagagggaggagaggagggtaaCCCCAGACCACATGACCTGTAAGAGTCTTTTATACTTGCGACCCCTGGAGACAGACGCCCAATGGAGAAACCTGCTTGCTGAAGCCGAATAAACCCTCACAGGTTAAAGACACCTCTGAAGGTTTATTGCATCATGAGTTTGGTAATTATTGAATATCTGCCTGATCATGAGGTAAATGGCTTCATGACAGTGTTTGTGATCAGTTGACATGTCTTTCCTTTTGTGAAGGACAGATGGACTCACTTGGATTGGCACCGATGAGGGAAAAGTCTTCAAATGAGGAGCCATGGTTAGTCAGAGTTCCTGTAAGAGTGATAAGAAGTAAAGAAAGAGCAGCAATTATTTTTGGCTATGCACTGTTGAAAGGATTTTTATAaagttccagtttctcaaaacCGAAAGCAATGACTCAAAATATCCTGTTTACTTCATGTAGAATCATATATAATCAATACaaacagcaaatcttcacatttcagaCACTGGTACCAGCAGATTTTTGGGATTATCAAACAGttatttgataatcaattatcaaaatagttgatcAATAGTTGCAGCAGTAAAGTTTTACTTAGTTTACAGAGAACAGAAAGGAATCAACCATATATCCAAGTTGATCACTGACAGAACatgaggaagtctgtgctcctgttttcTGGGGTGAGTGAATTTCTAGTATTATCTTATTCATATGTTaccactaattagcaggtatcagtgtctggcttgttagcttagcacatTTACTAGCTAATTAGCtggcaaatgaattagccttcAAGCATGACAGCCAGCtatgctaatgatgctaactGAAGCATATGCTTGTCACAGTTATTAAACCGGCATGAACTGAAGTCTCAGCACCACACATGCTCCGCCTCTTTGCCCATTCTTGGATTAGCTGGgaataaactacagtgtttatgttcatggtgatgaaggaacatgtcacccatgTCTACTGATATCTTTTCCTAACAACAAtgctctatggcacagaggaatgtGATATATCAGGCTGGGAATCCACAAACAGGTAAGTAGATTAattaaatcaagaaaaatatatataatattgcCAGTCTCaatgatattgatatttatgTCTTCATTACTTAATTGGAAAAGTGACCATGAAGTTAATCAGCCACAAGTCTGGTGTGCTTCTTATTTCACTGCAAACAAAGCAGAGCTATAGAATAATCATATGAGGCAGGGTTAAAATACTAAGTGTGTTTGAGAAACTCTGTTTATCACCACTGTTGTTGCTCCCTGGACTTCCTGTGAACTCATCCATTCCTCCACCAATGTAGAGGCCATTGTCTCCCACTTGCCTGGAGGTTGTTCGCCTTAAATGAAgatacacataaacactcatCTGTCTGTGCTCCAAGCTATTTACAAAGGAATTTCTTCTTTCTGATGGTAGGTGAGTCTAACCTTCCAGTGGCCTCGTGATAGGCCAGCTCCAGCAGTTCAGCGGAAGTGTGGGCGGGGTCTCTCTGCTGGCTGCCCTGAAGTTCAGCCATGTTCTGTCTGGTCTGGTGATGGATCTGGATCGCCTCTCCAGAAGGACCTAAAGAACAACAGTGGCACATACTGTTACATACAGTCAGCTGCTTGGATCAAGGCCAACAGTACAGCTACAGACTCTGGCTCTTACTTCTTTACAAGGTAATGAggttctcttctgattggctgactgttttctgaatgatccaataaaattatagcagatttcaggtaaaaactaggagaaaccaaatcctgaaaggttggctggtgggtccaggtgggcggggcctggggcatggctgagggcagtgactgttttgttgtgacatcacaaagttccagaagtcctgacggctggttttaaggctcagtttctgaatacaggctgtgtgcatttctctgtggactgaggctttgatactttcacagtattaatatagaacctagacctgctttataatcaaacaacacatagaCATCTaactttagactatatggacctttaaaacaaGCCAGTAGTTGATCATGATTTTTTATATGAAGGATTTTTCTgagcagaaaacagagacaacTTTATATATGACGACTTCCACGCTACACCCAAAGTTTCACAACCTCCCTCCATACGATATATCTGGATCCAGTGTCTCAGCCTAAATCAGAGCCAGAATGAGTGCCCTCTTCCTGTAGcctttatatttaaataaagtgaaGATCTGTGATTTTACTTCACAACAAAATCACAGTAAGGCTAAGGGCAGGTGATTCCATGGTTGCAACCTGCGAAAAATGCAGGGTCTGATCGGGGGCACCTGAACTAGTTCAGATAAATTCTTAATGGCAGGGGGCGAAGTGTTAGTGTCACCTCACCAATGGGGAAGGTGTGCATCCAGCGCCGGCGGTTGGAGGTGAGCTTCATGGGCATCCTGGAGGGTGTGAAGGGGTTTATTAGCGCTCTCTGTGGGGTGTAACCTCCTGGACGGATGTGCAGCGTCGACTCAGCACTTCCTACTGTGAACCTGCCCGGGGCACTGGAGTCCCGCTGAGAGTCCATCATCTTCTCCAACAACTCTGGACAACAGGATAACAGAACAGCAATAAAGATGGAGCATATCAGCTTCCCCGGACTAATCCAGCTGGACTGGTTCTATGATCAGGGCTAAAGGTCCAGACTAAACCTCTGGATAGTTACCTCTGGTGCTTGTGTATCCCAGAGAGCTGCTGACTTCATACTGGGCAGGAGGCATGCGGGGTATCAGTAGCATGTTTGATACCTGACCCAGACTATCATCAGAGGCCAGGCTCCGCTGTTCCTCAGGACCCCCAGAGCGTACAGGAGGGGAGGCCCCTATGCCTGCGCTGACGTCCACCGAGCCCCAGCTCTTCCTCCCACTCATCTCTTTGTCCCGACCCATTCTGAAAGACACAGGGTTCAACAGGAACTGGAACTGTCTCCATTGTGTTTAGTCTAGAGTTTCGTGCCATGCAAAGGGTCAGATACCTGAAGTTGGTGCTCCTCTGAATTCGAGAAGGACCAGGAAGTCTGAACACCTGAGCGTCATAGGCGTCATAGTCCACCTGGATAGGCAAGCTGTTGTCAGAGTCCTTTGCAgcacacagagctgagagggAAAGGTCGGCGTGAAGATGAAGTCACTTTTCTGAGTaagtggttctcaaccttttaGAGTCATGCCCCCGCCCCAGAATAATCAAGTTGGTACAGGTGACCTCTGCTGCCTACAGCCAATACAATCTCTTCTAAGCCAAATGTGACCCCCCCTTGGGGGCCACGACCCCCAGGTTGAGAAACACTAATCATGCttcaagaaatgaaaaagatgtCAGAAAGATAACTTACTGTGCGTGTCCTTGCTGCTCTTGAACTTTTCAGCATGAATCTAgaaataattgtaattttaatgagacgttaaaacagaaaagaaatattttgcTAAATTAAATTTTGAAGTAAAACAACAGAGCTGTGAAACGTGACGGTACCTTACGACCAGCCAATTTGATTCGAGGGGTGAAGGAACTACAAGAGTTCAGACTTTTTGAGGTGTAGAAACTACAGGCAAAAAAGATGGAAGCATGATATAGATCAGCTGATTACACATAATACTTGTCTTGGTCTTTATTCTCATGGTGAATCATGCTGTCTTACCTGTGGTTGATCCAGTGGGGCAGGTTGTAGTCGTCTCCCACACGAGAGTCTCCAGACGTCGTCCTGTTGTGCAGCTACAGAGAAGATGACACACATCATTagaaacacacagctacagtgtgtgGCCTGACGCAAACACAGACACGTTACCTTGAACAGTGGTACTGCATGCAACGGCTGCTCCCCCATACACACCAGGTCTACCCCGATACCTTAAGAGGGAAAAGTATGTGTCACCAACATTATTTATCTTCATACAATGATCCCTAAAGTCTGCTAACAGGTAGAtctgttcagtttgtgtgtttgaagtgcGTTTGTGTCGTCACACTCACCATTGTCAATCATTCTCTGTTTGGTGAGAATCATGAGCAGACGGTCCACCTCAAACACTCCCACCCCGGGTGTGATGACCACTGACATCTGTCCGGTGCGGTCGAAGTTACGGTTGATGTAGTGTTTGTCAAACACTGTGGGAGACACACGGTGACTATCATCAGTGATTGAGCTGAACCTGATGATGTTAAAGGACGAGCTCACGACTTGCTCatatgaaaaacatattttacttgCTGAAATTATTCCTTCTCTTCATATTGGACATAAAAGGCTTCACAATGGTCAGTGATAGGGACAAGATCCACAGAGGACACAGTCattgttctgtgtaaaaattGATCCAGGTGACATTGCACAATAAATTTAATTGGTAACAGACACTTGTCTATTCTAAATAGTAGATTTTAATCTTGTTGGTTAACAAGCGTCTGCTTTTGGTCAGGAAACAATTCAAAATAAGTCTGTCTAATATGTCTCTATGGAGTACACATCAGGTCATGCTGTTCACATTCACAGCCATGATCCATAACAGCCACCATAAAGTTTTGGCTGGCACAGCTCCTCTGTGTTTATGACAGTCCAAGAAGTCTCAGTACGTGAGCACTGTGAAACAAAATTAGttgtttaattaatttgacttcctgtatttatgttaaaaaaatttGAACTTAAAAGTTAATAaccaatacattttttaaatggataaaaagaACAAACCTCCTCCAGTTGAATTTTTTACTCCAGTTTTTTCCAATGATTCGAATAAATCAACTGACttgaataatgaaataaaacaaaatttcagTCTAATTATCAAGCTAATTAACATCTACAGCCTGGTAAGAAACATGGTGTAAGAAATAACCAACAAGCCACATGTTGGTAGCTGTGGAAATAAACCAGCAGTCTCACAGATGCTGACTACGACAAGTTCTATATAAATGTGttatgttacttttttttttaaagaaatgtgttcTCAGTGTATGCTCATATAGTTGCACAATGCAAACAACAAATCCTACAATGATGTTAACTAATCCTGACTGAACCAGGTACCTGAATACACCTGCTCTTAGTTAGAGAACTTCCTCTCTTTCTAAGAACCATTCAGCTCTGGGATGAGTGTACGCACCGTTGAAGGAAAGGTTAATGGCCTCAAGGTAGTTTCCTTGAGCAGCAGTTGAATTATAACCCACAGGAAATCCATCTGGTGAGagagcaaataaacataaataaacaaaggaaGATCTCAGTTAGAAAATGCTCCTGATCCAAAGATCCATCAGTCGATCAAAAGCTGGACTCGTTCACTACCTGCTTCCTTCAGTCGCACCAGGACAGGATACTGGATGAACAGTTTCTTGATGGTGACCAGCAATGTAGTCCACTCATCCCGCCTCTCATTCTGAGCCACGACCCTGATCACAAAACATGTTACGATTCATCATCCGCCACTGCTGTCCGGTCTGTTATTGTTCAGCATATAAAAGCACATCAGTAAACTCACCTGTAGAAGTCTTCATAAAAACGCCCCTCGTGATCCTGTCTGATGGAGCCTCTTAGGATCTCGGGAAATTCATCTGAGGAGAACGAAAACTAAGATACAGAAACGTTTCCACACTGGTGCTGTGTTCATCTGTGTCATGACTCGATGTgatgataaagacagaggactCACCTATAGTTTTAGCACTGTAGAACGTCCGTGAGAAAAGTACAACTGTCACCTCATGACTGCAGTTCTTCTCCTAGATTAACATTTGACAGTGATTTTGATTAGTAATTAATAATTAGTaattaatgaatcattaatgGATTTAAGACtcacaaaagtaaataaaagaaaaatcacaaaccTTCCACTTTGCAAAAAGGTCAGACAGGAAACCATTTACAGCCTTCTCAAAGTACAGATCACCTGAGACAAAACATACAGGTAAGAATGTTCATGTCAATATGAGAACCTGTATGTCACTGGAAAACAATCACATTCAGCTCATTAAGTGTGAacgaccaatcagagagctccAACTAACCATAGATGTCAAAGTCCCACATCTCACAGCTCATCTGGATAAAGATGTAGACCATCGCAGACGTGGATCTGAACACCACCTGTGTCATAAGATCATGTGACATATCACACAAGTTAATGactaaacacaaataaatgctATAGTGAAGCACACACAGCTAAAAGATGAATCACCTACTTTAAAGATatctaaaatttaaaatatttggGTTTTAGTATGAACTTCTGGGGTCACATGATGGTCTAGTTATGGTGTACACTAAACTGCAATTccttgttaaatgaaaatatcaaatccAAACATTTTGAACACTTGGTCCAAGTATTAACAATCATCATGTGTGACCAGCAACGTCAACATCTGCCTTCTGAACACTTACCCTTGTGTCTTCACTGATGTAACCACAGgtcactttctctcccttcacCCACAGTTCACTGGCCTGAGCTCTAGAGAATCAGAAACATCATAAGAACAAGTTGAGGGAAGGTTGagttaaaacaccaaaaactcTTACCAACAGACCATttaccattttcatttttcattttcaatttacagattttgttatgttgcagtccCTCACTAGTCTACAGTCAGTTCCCCGTGATGATAAAgtggaaacagatttttttttgcaaatatattaaaaagaaaaacctgaaatattacataagtattcagacactttgctgtGACAGTGTAAgtttagctcaggttcctccatttctctggatcatctctgagatgtttctacaccctgactggagtccaccagttcagctgattggacatgatgtgtaaagacacacacctgtctatctaaggtctcacagctgacgacgcagatcagagcagaaaccataaggaggaaggagctgcagaGCGCAGAGATAGGATTGTGTCGAggatcaaaaacatttctgctgcactgaaggttcCTGAGAAGAACAGTGGTCTC encodes:
- the depdc5 gene encoding GATOR complex protein DEPDC5 isoform X5 — translated: MKTNKSYKLVLHKKGFGGSDDELVVNPKVFPQVSLGDIIEIAHPTDEYSPLLLQVKSLKEDLQKETISVDQTVAQAFKLRAYQDVIVNIVDPKDVTLDLVELTFKDQYIGRGDMWRLKKSLVSTCAYVTQKVEFAGIRAQASELWVKGEKVTCGYISEDTRVVFRSTSAMVYIFIQMSCEMWDFDIYGDLYFEKAVNGFLSDLFAKWKEKNCSHEVTVVLFSRTFYSAKTIDEFPEILRGSIRQDHEGRFYEDFYRVVAQNERRDEWTTLLVTIKKLFIQYPVLVRLKEADGFPVGYNSTAAQGNYLEAINLSFNVFDKHYINRNFDRTGQMSVVITPGVGVFEVDRLLMILTKQRMIDNGIGVDLVCMGEQPLHAVPLFKLHNRTTSGDSRVGDDYNLPHWINHSFYTSKSLNSCSSFTPRIKLAGRKIHAEKFKSSKDTHTLCAAKDSDNSLPIQVDYDAYDAQVFRLPGPSRIQRSTNFRMGRDKEMSGRKSWGSVDVSAGIGASPPVRSGGPEEQRSLASDDSLGQVSNMLLIPRMPPAQYEVSSSLGYTSTRELLEKMMDSQRDSSAPGRFTVGSAESTLHIRPGGYTPQRALINPFTPSRMPMKLTSNRRRWMHTFPIGPSGEAIQIHHQTRQNMAELQGSQQRDPAHTSAELLELAYHEATGRRTTSRQVGDNGLYIGGGMDEFTGSPGSNNSGTLTNHGSSFEDFSLIGANPTLLLSAPPTVPSFCCTVGVDWKSLTTPACLPLTTDYFPDRQTLQNDYTEGCYDLLPHSDLERREDEAPVMSASQVFEEFICQRLMQGYQIIVQPNNRKPQPAVATPLGSSPLYSRGLVSLRRAEEEESVYWLSMGRTFHKVCLKDKIITVTRYLPKYPYESAQIQYSYSLCPPHSDAQFVSCWVEFGHERLEEYKWNYLDQYICSAGSEDFSLIDSLKFWRTRFLLLPAGGARRVADGEGHWDVYGEGAGAGVGGSGEWVLLDGFIRFLEGLNRIRRRHRSDRIIRQKGTPMKGLQVTSPLPAYPSEPVPPPQGKKGTSALSALLEMEQNQKTLEEQQQQTKPSAAVSDPSNVATAPTYVDSPRKLPAEANEAADKGVQSGLTGGAAAQPAGETAASSSTDTSGQSAAGALSLNSSSTPYELLEAIKHPTTGVQLLPEQKGLPCNCFISAEVVHWLVNNVEGVATQGMAVDIMQKMLDEGLVAHASGDAMRTFVYGFYFYRIVGEKDGATSQLPPTAPGGWSAAALEDFALFQRKWFEVAFVLEERRPCDLPAFLLPWLPSRPASYASRHSSFSRSFGGRSQAAALLAATVPEQKTVTLDVDVNNRSDRTEWCSCYYHGNFSLNAAFEIKLHWMAVTAAVLFEMVQGWHRKAASCGFLLVPVLEVPFALTSYLYGDPLRAQLFIPLNIQCLLKSGKDNLFEGFEPETYWDRMQLFQEAILYRFGFVHDKFSASAFNFPSENKPQYIHVTGTVFLQLPYSKRKYSSGQQRRRRNSTTSNSHGPFGGEERVGYYWAYNTMLTKAWRTGMLGDERLADRLLRDFTDFCTNKDNRLLNLWDSCQDKMNASAP
- the depdc5 gene encoding GATOR complex protein DEPDC5 isoform X6, which produces MKTNKSYKLVLHKKGFGGSDDELVVNPKVFPQVSLGDIIEIAHPTDEYSPLLLQVKSLKEDLQKETISVDQTVAQAFKLRAYQDVIVNIVDPKDVTLDLVELTFKDQYIGRGDMWRLKKSLVSTCAYVTQKVEFAGIRAQASELWVKGEKVTCGYISEDTRVVFRSTSAMVYIFIQMSCEMWDFDIYGDLYFEKAVNGFLSDLFAKWKEKNCSHEVTVVLFSRTFYSAKTIDEFPEILRGSIRQDHEGRFYEDFYRVVAQNERRDEWTTLLVTIKKLFIQYPVLVRLKEADGFPVGYNSTAAQGNYLEAINLSFNVFDKHYINRNFDRTGQMSVVITPGVGVFEVDRLLMILTKQRMIDNGIGVDLVCMGEQPLHAVPLFKLHNRTTSGDSRVGDDYNLPHWINHSFYTSKSLNSCSSFTPRIKLAGRKIHAEKFKSSKDTHTLCAAKDSDNSLPIQVDYDAYDAQVFRLPGPSRIQRSTNFRMGRDKEMSGRKSWGSVDVSAGIGASPPVRSGGPEEQRSLASDDSLGQVSNMLLIPRMPPAQYEVSSSLGYTSTRELLEKMMDSQRDSSAPGRFTVGSAESTLHIRPGGYTPQRALINPFTPSRMPMKLTSNRRRWMHTFPIGPSGEAIQIHHQTRQNMAELQGSQQRDPAHTSAELLELAYHEATGRRTTSRQVGDNGLYIGGGMDEFTGSPGSNNSGTLTNHGSSFEDFSLIGANPRHIFHLLLSDADHRLGHNLHV